The sequence below is a genomic window from Salminus brasiliensis chromosome 6, fSalBra1.hap2, whole genome shotgun sequence.
cactgaaccacctcttctcaatctatgaatcctgtcggacaccccgcaggtatttataggcCAATCATtcttgtgcagcgccatctgcagatGGGTGAAGTTACTACAGACTTAACATGCTAGGTCACTTATTTTTATGACCATAAAAACAACATAAAGATctttttattctgaaatgtgtCATATATGTGTGTCAAATGTGTTATAACTGTAGGTTACCTTATGTGTGGCAGCTCAAGGGATTACTTAGAATTGGGGGCTGGAAAACTGTGTATCTGttgttaaacaaacaaaaaaaggtttataaaatattatcatTGCTTACCAACTTGACCTGACActcaaaatacagtatatatctGAATTAAAGCATCCATTGCACAAAATGTATAGATTGAATAGaagaacataactgcagtaactaggataaataataaattaataagactaataaataaatgtataattaataaaataattaaatataataaataaataattaaaaataaataaataaatattaaataaatgtattcaaaAACCACGACTTTAGTTTTCCTTTGAGTTGAATAAACCAGATGGTCAGCAGAGTTCTATCAGACACATTGTTATGAGagtatattttaataaacttgctAAGTACAAAGTACAGCAATGACTTTGCACACTCCTCCCATATTTTTTGTACTTCCTTATAGCACAAACTATCTGTTTATGTCTGTGTGGGCAGTAAAATGGCAGAAGCTGCTCTAAAAACTCTGGACTCTTTCAGATGTCCTGATCAGTCCTGGTGTCTGATCTGCTCTGGCTCCAGATTCTCTTTTAGTAGTAATAAGCAGATTAAACTCTGTGACGtctccagctcctccagaaTAGGAGTGTATGTAGAGAGAAAttctgtccttctacagcgTATCTGACACAATGACCCTCCTACACAGAGTCCACACTGAAACAACATGTAATCCAGCAGCTTTAAGTCCTGTGTCTTACACTATGGAATGAGTACTTTTATGTAACACAGATGTAAAAGGTCTGTTCCACTGTGTATTTCAGTCTTCATATCAAACAGAAATAAACTCCATATATAATTTCAATCACAATATTCAGATTTACACcttatattacattaatattacatattagtTGTGACATTATCTTAAATATAGCGGAAACAGCAATCAGTATCATTCTGGAAATTGTAttactcattttattattttattgccaATGCAGTAGGTTGGACTCATGTTTTATGAGGTTTATGAGCACTTATAGTTAGTGAGCTGTGTCCAGTAATCTCCAGGGTAAAATCTGACTTTGGCGACACTCTACTCCTTTTTACGACAGCTAAAAGAAACACATAATGCAGACTAAATAATGCGGATTAAACTAAAGAGTTTCAGGAAACAATTCTACAAACATAAAAGGAAAAGTGTAGTGTAGCAGTTAAGCCCTGCCCACTCACtttgaagttataaggagtgtttaaGTCTGAACTGCTTAATTTAATACAGTCAATCAGAACTTAGCTCTGTTACATATATCCGTCTTAAAGtcagagaaataaaaatatcCTGCTTAATTCCTTAACACATAAAGAGAGATTGGAAATGGTCTGTAAAAATTAATCATATGGTCTTTGGTGCATAACCCcagttttcatattttataaaaCAACCTCAGGCAATGAAACTAAAATACAAGATAAATGTTgaatatggaccctttaaaatGCATACATACAGAAGACAAGGGATTTAGCTATGGACCAGCGAATGTTTTTTTGCCATTTAAATttgatgtagctagctagctagttcacCAAGGTAATTTTAGGTAAGCAGTGAAAATAAAACAACTGGACTGGAATTGAGAAACACTGCCCTGgacaatactaataatactagcTAATGAATACTAATGAAATTACTTAGCTATATGCATTTTACCAGCTAACATCCTAGCTAGCTACCTTTATGTGATCTCTTGGGCTCAACCGAAAGCTACACTGTAAAGAGAATGGAGTTTAGCTGGGTGAAATAGCTAGAAAACGAGTATTAGTACTAAAGTTAGCAAGCTAGCTACTTTTAAAGCTAACGCTACTGTAACATTAACCACAAACATAGCTagctcaagtcaagtcaagtcaagtgagttttattgtcatttcagctacatacagagtacacagtgaaacaaaacaacgttcctccaggaccatggtgcaacatagacacagtgcatacagaacacaagtgcaacacaatacaagtgcggacagacaacacaacacagtacagacagaggataattgaatattaatattaatataataaataattggcggtagtgtgcaaattatgcagtgtgtaataaatattgagtccagtgaggtagtaaagttattagtgcaaatgtttcccattttatctggggtaaatggttggagagagagagagagagagagagagagagagagagagagagagagagaaagagagagagagagagagagagagagagagagagagaaagagagagagagagagagagagagagagagaaagagagagagagagagaaagagaaagaaagagagagagagagagagagagagagagagagagagtgtgcatgtaacagaaaagacatcaggtcagaagttgagttgagttgagaggtctgatggcttgggggaagaagcagttcagagtctggtcgtgttggaccggatgctgcggtaccttcttcctgatggcaggagggagaacagtctgtgtgaagggtgggtggagtcatccacaatgctggttgccttgcggatgcagcgggtggtgtagctaaatgtccatgacggagaggagagagactccgacgatcctctcagctgtcctcacaatgcgttggagggtcttgcggtcagaggctgtgcaggtcccaaaccaggcagtgatgcagctgcttaggatgctctctatccagtgaggtagtaaagttattagtgcaaatgctttgtgcaaaaatgcttccccttttatctggggtaaatggttggagagagagagagagagagagagagagagagagagagagagagagtgcatgtaacagaaaagacatcaggtcagaagttgagttgtgttgaggagtctgatggcttgggggaagaagctgttgcagagtctggtcgtgttggaccggatgctgcggtaccttcttcctgatggcaggagggagaacagtccgtgtgaagggtgggtggagtcatccacaatgctggttgccttgcggatgcagcgggtggtgtaaatgtccatgacggagaggagagagactccaatgaaaccaggcagtgatgcagctgcttaggatgctctctatggtccctctatagaagagggtgaggatgggtggagggaggcgggcctttctcagcttccggaggaagtagagacgctgctgggctttcttggctgtagagctagctagctaacatttgaTACTcttcctagctagctagctatcgcTAACTTTactcttactgactgcagcAGCCTTAAGTCAAAATAAGCTGGCCAGCAAACTCATCTATGCTAATGCCTGCTTGTCTTAGCCAGCTGAAGATTCATACCTAgctatgtagctagctagctagctagctataacatatacgctagctagctagctagctaacgacGTTAGCCGTTTAACGCCCCTTAACGTGGATAGTTTGAAGAAAACGGCGAGTTTTCTTaacaaataactaaataaatgacATATTCAATCACCAGGATATATaaagcagtgttttttattctatattttattaaaaatagtgaTTTTACCTGAAAAAGACGAAGCCCAGCGTCCGGAGCGCCAACGGCTCTGGAGTCAAACAAACGGTTCACCTCAGAGCTGAACTCGCGAGCCATCGCGTTTAAAAAAAGCTGGGAGCGCGTGAAACGCGGCGCGAAATCGCAGATCTTCAACTCATTTACCCTAGTGGATGTAGACTTGTATGTTTTACAGATCATTAAAAGTTCAGATCTCAAGTTAGAGATCTGAGAAATGGTAAAATGAATATGGGAGAATAGTGTCATTTTTAGTTTTAGGTCTGACCAACATTTAACATACtggttaaaacaaaaaaaatcaaggtTTTTGAATATATTCGCGACCATaatcttattattttaatgtttggGTCATGTGACGTGGAGGACCAGGATTCAAGAAAACCAGACATCGTCGTTGTGTGTCCACTGGGTCCACATTGGGTCAGGCGCTCTTCCCGCACGCAAGCCACTCCCACAGAATGAGCAAAACATCGGAGAAACGAAAGTAGAAGcccttcctgtctctctctctctgctcggTCTGTTCGGGCAGTAACATGGCAGAAGTTTCTCTAAAAACTCTGGACTCCTACAGCTGTCCGATCTGTCTGGATCTACTGAAGGATCCAGTGACTATCCCCTGTGGACACAGTTTCTGTGTGGGCTGCATTAAGGACTGCTGGGCTCGAGAGGATCACAGAAGGGTCTACAGCTGCCCCCAGTGCAGACACACCTTCTCTCCAAGGCCTGTCCTCAACAAGAACACCATGCTGGCTGAACTAGCTGATAGTCTGAGGAAGACGAGGCtccaagctgctgctgctgctgctgctcctcctgctgctcctcctgctgctgctcctcctgctgctcctcctgctgGATCTGGAGGGGTGGAGTGTGATGTCTGCACTGGAGTAAAACACACAGCTGTGAAGTCCTGTCTGGTGTGTTTGCTCTCCTTTTGTGAAGCTCACATTCAGCCTCACTATCAATCTCCTGGCTATAAGAAGCACAAGCTGGTGGAAGCCTCCATGAACCTGCAGGAGAAGATCTGCTCTCTTCATGATAAACTGCTGGAGATTTTCTGTCGCACTGACCAGCAGGTCATTTGTTATTTGTGTGTGATGGATGAACACAGTGGTCATAAGACAGTCTCAGCTGCAGCAGAAAGAGCTGAGAAACAGGTAGGGCCTTTACTGTCACTCCTGCCATAATAACTGCTTATTCCAAGTGTGAACTTCAGTCAGCTGACAGACACCCAGCTGTAATAAACGCAGTAAAATAATCTCAGCTGTGTAACATGCAACACTTTTTGTGTGGTGATTCAGGAAGTTTGGTGTATTTTGTCCACAGAAGCAGCTGGTGGCGACTCAGAGGGAATCCCAGCAGGGAATCCAGCAGATGGAGAAGAAGCTTCAGGAGCTGAGACAGGCCATGGAGACTCTCAGGGTGAGTATACTGACCACAGCCATTTCAGCACTCCAGTGAAGAGTCCAGTGTTGGGTCAGATGAAGCCCctcctctctgtgtgtctcctAACAGCGCTCTGCACAGGCAGCAGTGGAGGACAGTGAGAAGATCTTCACCGACCTGATTCAGTCTATGGAGAGAAGACGCTCTGAGGTGAAGGAGCTGATCAGAGCTCAGGAGAAGGCTGAACTGAGTCAGGCTGAAGAACTCCTGAAGAACCTGGAGCAGGAGATTGCTGATCTGAGGAGGAGAGACGCTGAGCTGGTAAAGCTTCTACATACAGAGGAACCAATCCAGTTCCTCCAGGTAACATCTCTGACTCTCTGATTATCTACAGTTAGAGTATGTGAGAGGTTGTGTATACATCAGTGTGGTTCTTCATCTCTCTGCAGAGTTTCCCGTCTCTCTCTGCTCGACCTTCATGTGCAGACTTACCCCAATTCACAGTCAGTCCACAATTCTCCATGGAGGAACTGAAGAAAGCTGTGACTGGAATGATGCAACGAGTGGAACCGAAACTGGTCAGGTTTTCTGGAGGTACAAAGAGTTATGTGAGAAGAATCTTAAAGaattaaagaacattttatgTGATGTGATGCTAGCTTTGGTAAATTAAATCAAAGGGAAGAGCAGAATCAGGCTTTTACTGAAGCCTCATTTCCATAATACCAAACAATCAGATCAATGATTTGTTGTCTGACCAGGGTTTTGAGATACTGACCATCTACATGCTGTACTTTAACTGTTTCCAGATTGATTCCACATCAAAGTATTATGTTTCACTTGTTGCTGCTATTTAAGATTTTCTGGTATTTTTAGGGTTTATTTCTTCATCAGCGACGGCTAGTGCTCTGCAGAAACCTGCAGGACTGATGCAACGAGTGGAACCGAGTCTGTTCCCGTTTTCTGGAGGTATTAGGAATTATGTGAGAAGATGAATCTTAAAGAAAGCTTGAGGAAGTACatttaatgtgatgtgatgctAGCTTTGGTAGATTTTCTCATGAGTCCAAAAGAAAGAGCAGAATCGGGCTGGCAGaaccttcagagagaaaactgtacttttactgaagCTTCATTTCTATCATACCAAACAATCAGATCAATGACCAGGGTTTTGAGATTTTGCTATGGTCACACTTTATCTTTTTGCTCTTTGTGCTCTGATTCTACTTCTAAGTATAATTTTGATTGGTTGCTGCTATCTAAGATGTTCCTTCATTTTCAGGGTTTATTTCTCCACTCATGATGGCTAATGCTTGGCAGAAACCACAACACATCCTTCTGTTGTCTGAACCGAAAACCAGAGAGGAATTTCTTAAATGTGAGTATCACACCCATGCACAACCATATACACACATCTACATTCAAAACTGGGGTCCTTATATTTATTCTGAATCCTCAGAGTTGAACATCTACATGCTGCTTAATATCAATCCATAATCAGACAAAATCCTGCACTTCTCCTCATTCTACTGATTTTATCTTCTCTTTCAGAATTAATTGAATAACTGTGAGACATTTTAACCAAGATGGTTTTCTTACATTACAAACAttcttaactttctttttctctcctccatcaGATTCCTGTCAGCTCACCCTGGATCCAAACACAGCACATGCACAGTTCGCTCTGTCTGAGAGGAACACAAAAGCAACACTGATGCACCAGTACCAGCGATATCCTAATCATCCAGAGAGATTTAATGGAGAGTGGCAAGTTCTCTGTAGAGAAAGTCTATCTGGACGCTGTTACTGGGAGGTTGAGTGTAGCTTCAGTGATGTTGATATTGCAGTGTCTTAtaaaaacatcagaaaacaGGGAAGATTTAATGAGTCTAGGTTTGGGTCTAATGATCAGTCCTGGTGTCTGATCTGCTCTGGCTCCAGATTCTCTTTCAGACACAATAATAAGCAGATTACACTCTGTGACGtctccagctcctccagaaTAGGAGTGTATGTGGATCACAGAGCAGGAAttctgtccttctacagcgTATCTGGCACAATGACCCTCCTCCACAGAGTCCACACCACCTTCACTCAGCCCCTCTATGCTGGGTTTGGGCTTTATGATTATGATAATGTTTTTCAGATATGTGATCTTAAATAATGTTTCGATAGAACATGTGTTAATCTAATTTCTTATAAGGGGAGTCTAGAAAAATACTGTCTAGCCTCTGACAGATTATTAGAAGTCTGTCCTGTGTGTCTTATATACTATGGAATGTGCATTTATTTGTAACACAGATGTAAAAGGTCTGTTCCACTGTGTATTTCAGTCTTCATATCAAACAGAAATAAACTCCACATTTGATTTCAATCACAATATTCAGATCATGGGATTGATCTGTcagaacaaaaacactgtaatacaTGTTATTTTGGCTGTAAATCATTTTAGATGTAGTCGAAATATCAATCAATATCATTGTGGAAACAAGCAAATCTATCTGCCACTGGATCAAGATCATTTCACTACACAATGTAAATTAAACCAGGTATTGAAATTATTAGATTAcgttaaatgttttattgtcctccaatgtggttggtgtggcgcaacagataacacaacTACCTGCTAGTAagctacaacaccatgtgggacactggggttcgattcccagtctgggtgactatgctgcgctacaccaatgagAGTCCTGGGGCAAGACTCTCAACACTACATTGCCCCACCCCTGCAATATAAGTAACCCtggaagttgctctggataagtacgtcagctaaatgccatacatGTAAATTTGTTTTCACAGCCTGTttgaggacaccccttctaatgaatgcatttagctacattaagttgcacccattgctgagacagatgtgcaaaggcacacatacacagtttgtctagttcctgtagataATTACTGCCAATGGATTAAtactaaacatgaacctgttggcaccatgcagcctaatgccaggcgtgggctagagaggtagaAAGCCCCcctgcagcattgagctgtggagcagtggaagaactgtgttctctggaatgatggtttgtGCGCCTGCCcgtacttttgggttgagttgggggggatgtggtggggtgtgatgctgaatgcaaccaaattctcacagcaatgctccctccaaaatctagcagaaagcttccaacaaaagcaggatacactatttttttaatactgtttggattttggaagaaacaatgaatgaacagatgtcccaatatttttgtgcAAGACAAAATCAGAcatcatatacatatacatacaaacaGCCAGCTTTCTTTCACGCTGATGTTCTGTATCTCCAGCATCGAGGTAGTGGGTGATCGAGGACTTGTACAGTAGTGCTGGCAACATCACTACCGCAGCATTAGCAGCAAGCTGGCCCCCATCTTCACCCAGCATCTCTAGTGCAATGTTAGCACTGCAACTGTGGTGATAGCATCACTGTTGCAAGGTTTGTGTCGCTACAGCACCAGCTGCCGGCCTTGCATCACTATCATGGCTATCAGTTAGCCTCACTACCATCGTGATGTTAGCATCGCTACCGCGCCGGCCTCACCCAGCACTGCTACCGCGCCGtcagtcacaagccatgttcatgaggtcctgggcctgGTAAACATGGTGTCTACATCCTAAGGCTCTGATGCTCGCTCAGCCCGGGTGAGTCTTTAAACACTGGTATGATCTTCATAGGTGAGACTTTACTGCCGTTCATGAACAATGGAAAGACTCTCTCAGTGAATCTGTGGGAAACTGTGTGTAAGTGTCTGTTTGTTAGACCATCAGAAAAGGATAGCTTTCCTCTGTCCCAGTCCAGCTGCACTCTGATCCTCTGGAGACTCCGGCCTACTAAGAGTTGGGTCCCAGGATGTGGTGAGGAACCTGCTGCATATTTGCCATTGAGATACCACAATGACCAAACACCCTCTCTGGAGCACGTCTCGACCTTCCTCTGAGCAGACTCTGCCACCACACCCAATATCCAGAGCTTATCTCTAACTTTAACATCCCAGCTGTGTTCCTGAGCTGAAGCCCTCAGAGCCGAGGACACAGGCGAGCTTATCAAACCTCTCCAGATTCTCAGGGAGCTGCTGACGCTCATCACTGAATTGGACACTGCTCAGATCGTCAGATAGGACGAGGGCAGGATGAGCAGTGTTGGGGTCCAGAGTTACAGGAGCTGATAGAAGAAAAAATAGAAGTATTTAATAATGTGCCCATGCTCGAagtatagagggtatgcactgACGGCCCATTCCCGCTGAAACACGCTCACTTTAGCCATTTAACCATGCAGCGTTTATTAGGGAAAACGACCAAACCGGTTCATTTGGGACCAGGCTAAAATCACCTCTACTCAAGGGTCTCAGTCTGGTCCCTGTATTTGACTGCATTTACACCCACCCAAACAACTTGCATCAAGGTCCAGACGAACCAGAGTCAGACTTAACCGGAATAGAAAGTGCAGGTCTGAAAACACCCttgaagtagctaaatgcattagaaggggtgtccacaaacatttggacatatatatatatatatatatatatatatatatatatatatatatatatatatacagcaggCTAAAAAATGGGCCTATGAAATCTGAAAAGGTCTGATTCCTTATTTCATTCATTGTAGTTTCACATAAATGTTGAATTTTAGCGCAGATTTTATCTTGCCATTGTTCTTAAATTccattgattgattgactgatttcattcagcctacagtagttaagccccgcccactcacttACAAGGGCGTGTTTGAGCCCACACTACGTTTTGAGAGGTGTAAGTGTGcctcaaggaaaaaaaaagagggacaAATGAAGGATATGAGAAAGAGGGACTCACTAAACTGAACCATCTCCTGCATCTTCTCCCAGGCTGTGAACTTCAGGTTGGCCAGGTGTTCTGCCACGTGGAGCAGCGCTCCTGAAGGCTTCTCTGGATTCTGTAGTGTGCAGTGAGCTCTGGAAAAACATTCAGTAGTCAAGGCAGGATTCAGAACCACAGTAGGAAAGCACATCGTCATTGTGGCCTTGTAGTTCTgggatgaaaaaaacaaaaatgatagTAAATTAATCTGGTATTTTAGAAACTAAGCATTTTTCCTTTTGATTAGCTTGGGATCAGGATTTTTTTGGCTACACTATACGGACCATTATAATCATTAtacaacatcccgacctcattAACACGCTcattgtcactaaatgcaatcaaattctcacagcaatgcccctccaaaatctagtagacagttttcctctctggacagtagagacagttactccaaaaaagcaggatctttttttaatatccttgatttctgaagaaacaatgaataagcaaatgtcccaatacttttgtccatatagtgtatacgtTCCTAATAATCCCCCATAATGACTGGACAGTCCTTACTTGTAAAAATGAGATGTCATCAGCTCCCATCTGCTCTTCTATGGCTCTGACTGTGCTTGAAAGTGAGGATATCTCTCTGCTCATCTTCTCTATCTTCTCCTTCATCCTCAggctcttcttctccttttcctCCCTTAGAGCAGCTAACCTGGAGGCCTCTTCATCCCGTAGAAACTGGTGAAGCTTCTCAAACTCCTCTTTAATCCTCCGCTCTGTGCACTGGGCCTGAGTCTGGAATGAAGGAGAGATGCAAATGAACTATGGCAGGTTATGTCACGATGCTCAGAAAAATAATGCCGGTAGTTTTTCATTCTGACTCTTAGATGTTCTGCTGTCTGATCCCAGCTCAGCTTTGACTCTTTAAACATCTTGAGCTTCTCCAGCAGGGGCTCCAGGGTAGTCTTGAGCTCTTACTGGAATAAAATCACACGGTTTAGAAGAAACAAAATCAGATGCAGAGTTTGATGTCGCTGTCTCTCAAAATCCAGGTCTGATTAGGCCTAGAaggccttcttccttggacagtagagacagttactccaacaaaaagaaaacaatgaatgagcaggtgtcccaaaacttttgtccatatttcgTAGGTGTGTGCACTGGAAAGGCAGGACATACACACCaatgtttgtccatttttacaGTTCACAGTAAGTTGAAAAGCCTGGTCACAGCTTACCTTGCAGTCTAGTGCCGCTTCCTGAATGGGGAGAAATTTGTGGTTGCAGTGTACTTTCGAATCCcgacacaccaaacacacaagcTGCTGATCGTCCAGACAGAAGAGTCTGACCTTCTCATTGTGCAGACTGCAGGAAGTGTCAGCCCCTGCTGAGGCTCTCTTACTGGACTCCTGTAAGAACGTCTCACACAGGTTCTTCAAAGCCAAGTTGATGGGAGGTTTGTCTGCTGAGGACCTTCTCCTACAAACTGGACATTCCCTGAATCCTTTGGTTTCCCAGAACCTCTGCAGACAGACGTTGCACACACTGTGACTACAGCACAGAAGGACAGGATCCTTGAAGATCACAGGACAGGAGAAATCCTCCACAGAAAACCCAGAAGCCATTTTCCTTGCTTGCATCCCTCACACTTTCACTTTGAGCTATGTGGAAGTAAACACACTGGAGACACCTAGCACTTCCTTagtgggagttttttttttaggacgGACAGGTTCTGACTGTCCTGCTTGTAGCTGGTTTCGGATGGTccagctggtggaccagcacaGCGTATGTTTTCTTTTGAGTTTGGGGAATTAACTGCCCTGTCAGGATGACCAGACTAGACCAAGCTGGTcctactggttgactagttggGTAaagctggttatgctggtaAACCATCTTAGTCATGCTAGTCAACAAGCTCGTCGTACTGGTTGGctagtttggtaaagctggCCATGCTAGTCAGCAAGCTTGGTTGTACTGCATGGTTAttttggtaaagctggtcatgctagtcaacaaGCTTGGTTGTACTGGTTGGTTATTTTGGTtaagctggtcatgctagtcagccAGCTTGGTTGGGCTGGTTGGTTATTTTGGTtaagctggtcatgctagtcaacaaGCTTGGTTGTACTGGTTGGTTATTTTGGTtaagctggtcatgctagtcagccAGCTTGGTTGTACTGGTTGGTTATTTTGGTtaagctggtcatgctagtcagcaagcttggttgtactggttggctagtttggtaaagctggtcatgctagtcagccAGCTTGGTTGTACTGGTTGGTTATTTTTGGTtaagctggtcatgctagtcaacaaGCTTGGTTGTACTGGTTGGTTATTTTGGTtaagctggtcatgctagtcaacaaGCTTGGTTGTACTGGTTGGTTATTTTGGTtaagctggtcatgctagtcagcaagcttggttgtactggttggctagtttggtaaagctggtcatgctagtcagccAGCTTGGTTGTACTGGTTGGTTATTTTTGGTtaagctggtcatgctagtcaacaaGCTTGGTTGTACTGGTTGGTTATTTTGGTtaagctggtcatgctagtcaacaaGCTTGGTTGTACTGGTTGGTTATTTTGGTtaagctggtcatgctagtcagccAGCTTGGTTGTACTGGTTGGTTATTTTGGTtaagctggtcatgctagtcagccagcttggttgtactggttggctagtttggtaaagctggtcatgctagtcagccAGCTTGGTTGTACTGGTTGGTTAttttggtaaagctggtcatgctagtcagccAGCTTGGTTGTACTGGTTGGCTCAAAAACAGACCCTGAGCTGGTCAGGCTTTTTCCcctgtagttttttttgttttacagtcaTTGTTTGGGAAGACGGtgaggcattatgggaaatgtagttcctGTAGTAAATTTGCGTGCCGTGGCCTGTAGTTCGGCTCAGGAACATTTCACTGGGGCGCATTTTTGTAGTTTCTGCTTGGTTACGCCAACGTACCGTTTGACGAG
It includes:
- the LOC140557726 gene encoding E3 ubiquitin/ISG15 ligase TRIM25-like, with product MAEVSLKTLDSYSCPICLDLLKDPVTIPCGHSFCVGCIKDCWAREDHRRVYSCPQCRHTFSPRPVLNKNTMLAELADSLRKTRLQAAAAAAAPPAAPPAAAPPAAPPAGSGGVECDVCTGVKHTAVKSCLVCLLSFCEAHIQPHYQSPGYKKHKLVEASMNLQEKICSLHDKLLEIFCRTDQQVICYLCVMDEHSGHKTVSAAAERAEKQKQLVATQRESQQGIQQMEKKLQELRQAMETLRRSAQAAVEDSEKIFTDLIQSMERRRSEVKELIRAQEKAELSQAEELLKNLEQEIADLRRRDAELVKLLHTEEPIQFLQSFPSLSARPSCADLPQFTVSPQFSMEELKKAVTGMMQRVEPKLVRFSGGFISSSATASALQKPAGLMQRVEPSLFPFSGGFISPLMMANAWQKPQHILLLSEPKTREEFLKYSCQLTLDPNTAHAQFALSERNTKATLMHQYQRYPNHPERFNGEWQVLCRESLSGRCYWEVECSFSDVDIAVSYKNIRKQGRFNESRFGSNDQSWCLICSGSRFSFRHNNKQITLCDVSSSSRIGVYVDHRAGILSFYSVSGTMTLLHRVHTTFTQPLYAGFGLYDYDNVFQICDLK